In Candidatus Nitrospira nitrificans, the following are encoded in one genomic region:
- the trpA gene encoding tryptophan synthase subunit alpha, producing MRGRLEATFKRLRDKSEKALIAYLMAGDPGLAETEQLVVALEQAGADIIELGVPFSDPIADGPVIQQAAERALKSGTSLRKILDSVKSLRQRTEIPIVLMLYYNSIHAMGYEPFCTAATTAGVDGLIVPDMPPDEAGPLKGPADAAGLPLIFLLAPTSTPIRRKLVAEESHGFVYYVSLTGITGAKLSNVTDIQQNVQKLKKVSASPVAVGFGVATPEDAAQVSKMADGVIVGSAIVKRIASHQQDPGMVGHVAEFVRSLKAAMAPA from the coding sequence ATGAGGGGGCGGCTGGAAGCGACGTTTAAGCGATTGCGCGACAAGAGCGAGAAAGCGCTCATTGCCTATCTCATGGCGGGGGACCCTGGGTTGGCAGAAACGGAACAGTTAGTGGTGGCCTTGGAACAGGCCGGGGCGGATATCATCGAACTGGGTGTCCCCTTTTCAGACCCAATTGCCGATGGGCCGGTGATTCAGCAGGCCGCCGAGCGGGCGTTGAAGAGCGGCACGTCGCTGCGGAAGATCCTGGATTCCGTGAAGTCGCTCAGGCAGCGCACAGAGATCCCGATCGTCCTTATGTTGTATTACAACTCGATCCATGCGATGGGGTACGAGCCGTTTTGTACGGCTGCGACGACTGCCGGCGTGGATGGCTTGATCGTGCCGGATATGCCGCCGGATGAAGCAGGGCCGCTCAAAGGTCCCGCCGATGCTGCCGGTCTGCCGCTCATTTTCTTGCTCGCGCCGACCAGCACACCCATCCGACGAAAACTTGTGGCGGAAGAATCGCACGGGTTTGTCTATTACGTCTCCTTGACCGGTATTACCGGGGCAAAGCTCAGCAACGTGACGGACATCCAACAGAATGTTCAAAAGCTCAAGAAAGTCTCGGCGTCTCCCGTCGCCGTCGGCTTCGGTGTCGCAACGCCCGAGGATGCCGCGCAGGTCTCGAAAATGGCGGATGGCGTCATCGTCGGCAGCGCCATTGTGAAACGCATTGCGTCCCACCAGCAAGATCCTGGGATGGTCGGGCACGTCGCTGAGTTTGTGCGGTCGCTCAAAGCCGCGATGGCGCCGGCCTAG
- a CDS encoding acyltransferase family protein, with product MKIRIASIESFRVLAIFAVILWHTSTFVPNLSRFAEGHLPVVLAGPVVLTGHLLWWMGLPYFLITAGYFFRQSALPHEDFIAHFLRYTSPLGWLLFGWLCIYIVVPSNWPTEVLSHGWWQPFYSAVQKNIHILADKHIHLFLEGGRPVWHLWFLPALIASLAALTLVAVFQLQKYLIHLIVILYVLILAEEFIGGDPFNSAIYLGKWMLAILLTALGWWLAEREQPSMAMACSLIVGGYVFTIIEGTVMRSLFQSSYLVIQKHAFLGGIALSIGIFLLALAKPTLGQSTPLPFLARFTLGVYVSHILVMYTLRPILWSKLGNWPLREVLGALVVYAVSVLVTLGVGKVPIARYLVMKPVRKQPRAVIGDAN from the coding sequence GTGAAGATACGCATAGCCAGCATAGAAAGTTTTCGGGTGCTCGCCATCTTTGCGGTGATCCTCTGGCACACCTCCACCTTTGTCCCTAATCTCTCACGGTTCGCAGAGGGGCACCTCCCTGTAGTCCTCGCCGGACCCGTCGTCCTCACCGGGCATTTACTCTGGTGGATGGGGTTGCCGTATTTCTTGATCACAGCCGGATATTTTTTCCGGCAATCAGCATTGCCACACGAAGATTTCATTGCTCACTTTCTTCGATATACTTCCCCTCTCGGATGGTTACTCTTCGGATGGCTGTGCATCTACATCGTGGTTCCGTCAAATTGGCCTACCGAGGTCCTTAGCCATGGCTGGTGGCAACCGTTTTACTCGGCAGTTCAGAAGAACATACATATCCTCGCCGACAAACATATCCATCTTTTCCTAGAGGGAGGGCGCCCGGTCTGGCATCTTTGGTTCCTACCCGCTCTCATAGCCAGCCTTGCCGCTTTGACATTGGTTGCGGTTTTTCAACTGCAGAAGTACCTGATTCATTTGATTGTCATCCTCTACGTCTTGATACTCGCTGAGGAATTCATTGGTGGAGATCCCTTCAACTCGGCCATTTATCTTGGGAAATGGATGCTGGCCATTCTCCTCACAGCCCTTGGGTGGTGGCTTGCAGAACGAGAACAGCCCTCGATGGCCATGGCGTGCAGTCTGATTGTAGGAGGGTATGTTTTTACCATAATCGAAGGGACAGTCATGCGGTCTCTGTTTCAGAGTTCATACCTGGTCATTCAGAAACACGCCTTCTTGGGGGGCATTGCCCTGAGCATAGGTATCTTCCTCCTGGCGCTCGCGAAGCCTACATTGGGTCAATCGACTCCCCTCCCTTTCCTGGCCCGATTCACCTTGGGAGTCTATGTGTCCCACATTCTGGTGATGTATACGCTTAGACCGATCCTATGGTCGAAACTGGGGAATTGGCCCTTGAGAGAAGTTCTTGGTGCCCTTGTGGTCTATGCCGTTTCAGTACTCGTCACGCTTGGTGTAGGGAAGGTGCCTATAGCCAGATATTTGGTAATGAAGCCTGTTCGGAAGCAGCCACGAGCAGTTATCGGGGACGCCAACTGA